A stretch of the Bradyrhizobium arachidis genome encodes the following:
- the nadC gene encoding carboxylating nicotinate-nucleotide diphosphorylase, whose product MLTPASLLYPDAFLSPLAIDEAVHRALDEDLGRAGDVTSLATIPETTKAQAILVARQAGVIAGLPLALATLQRLSADIAVEAHVRDGISVKAGQRALTISGPARAVLTAERTALNFVGRLSGIATLTADYVRQTEGTKMRICCTRKTTPGLRALEKYAVRCGGGFNHRFGLDDAILIKDNHIAVAGGVRPVLERARAHAGHLVKIEIEVDTLAQLREVLATGLADAVLLDNMDFSTLREAVRLAEGRVALEASGGVTLESIAKIAATGVDYASAGALTHSAASFDCALDIEA is encoded by the coding sequence GTGCTCACACCCGCATCCCTGCTCTACCCCGACGCATTCCTGTCGCCGCTTGCGATCGACGAAGCCGTGCATCGCGCCCTCGATGAGGATCTCGGCCGCGCCGGCGACGTCACATCGCTGGCGACGATCCCCGAGACGACCAAGGCCCAGGCCATCCTGGTCGCGCGGCAAGCCGGCGTGATCGCCGGGCTTCCGCTTGCGCTTGCGACGCTGCAAAGGCTCTCGGCCGACATCGCGGTGGAGGCGCATGTCCGCGATGGCATCAGCGTCAAGGCGGGTCAGCGCGCGTTGACGATCTCGGGCCCAGCGCGCGCCGTGCTCACCGCCGAGCGGACCGCACTCAACTTCGTCGGCCGGCTCTCTGGGATCGCGACCCTGACAGCCGACTATGTGCGGCAGACCGAGGGGACCAAGATGCGCATCTGCTGCACGCGAAAAACCACGCCGGGCCTGCGCGCGCTGGAGAAATATGCCGTACGCTGCGGTGGCGGCTTCAACCACCGTTTTGGTCTCGACGATGCGATCCTGATCAAGGACAACCACATCGCGGTCGCCGGCGGCGTCCGCCCGGTGCTGGAACGCGCCCGCGCCCATGCCGGCCACCTCGTCAAGATCGAGATCGAGGTCGACACCCTGGCGCAACTGCGCGAGGTGCTGGCCACCGGCCTGGCCGATGCCGTGCTGCTCGACAACATGGACTTTTCGACGCTGCGCGAAGCGGTGCGCCTTGCGGAGGGTCGCGTCGCGCTGGAAGCCTCCGGCGGCGTTACGCTGGAGTCGATTGCAAAAATCGCGGCGACCGGCGTCGACTACGCCTCTGCGGGCGCGCTCACCCACTCGGCGGCGAGTTTCGACTGCGCGCTCGATATCGAAGCGTAG
- a CDS encoding MDR family oxidoreductase, whose translation MATFKAIRIEKADKGTSAQLAQFDEAELMDGDVTVRVEWSTLNYKDGLALTGKAPVVRRFPMIAGIDFAGTVEQSSHPQWKAGDKVVCTGWGMGETHLGAYAEKARVKGDWLVALPQGLSGRDAMAIGTAGFTAMLSVLALEKHGLSPKSGPVVVTGAAGGVGSVATAVLSKLGYHVIASTGRASEAGYLKDIGAAEVIDRNELSGAAKPLAKERWAGGVDSVGSTTLANLLSMAKYGGAIAACGLAAGMDLPTSVAPFILRGVCLLGIDSVMCPIEPRKAAWQRLATDLDRSKLSEITKEISLDQVAEYGPKILAGEVRGRIVVKIL comes from the coding sequence GTGGCAACGTTCAAGGCGATCCGGATCGAGAAGGCCGACAAGGGCACATCAGCGCAACTGGCGCAGTTCGACGAAGCCGAACTGATGGATGGCGACGTCACCGTCCGCGTCGAATGGTCGACGCTGAACTACAAGGACGGCCTTGCGCTCACCGGCAAGGCACCAGTGGTGCGACGTTTCCCGATGATCGCCGGCATCGACTTCGCCGGCACGGTCGAGCAATCCTCCCATCCGCAGTGGAAAGCCGGCGACAAGGTCGTCTGCACCGGCTGGGGCATGGGCGAGACGCATCTCGGCGCCTATGCCGAGAAGGCGCGGGTGAAGGGCGATTGGCTGGTCGCGCTGCCCCAGGGCCTGTCGGGGCGCGATGCCATGGCGATCGGAACCGCCGGCTTCACCGCGATGCTCTCGGTGCTGGCGCTGGAGAAGCACGGCCTGTCTCCGAAGAGCGGCCCTGTCGTCGTCACCGGTGCGGCCGGCGGCGTCGGCTCCGTCGCCACCGCCGTGCTCTCGAAGCTCGGCTATCACGTCATCGCTTCGACCGGCCGCGCCTCGGAAGCGGGCTATCTCAAAGACATTGGCGCGGCCGAGGTGATCGATCGCAACGAGCTGTCGGGCGCCGCCAAGCCGCTCGCCAAGGAACGCTGGGCCGGCGGCGTGGACAGCGTCGGCTCCACGACGCTGGCAAATCTGCTGTCGATGGCGAAGTATGGCGGCGCGATCGCGGCCTGCGGTCTTGCCGCGGGTATGGACCTGCCGACGTCGGTCGCGCCGTTCATTTTGCGCGGAGTGTGCCTTCTCGGCATCGATTCGGTGATGTGTCCGATCGAGCCGCGAAAAGCCGCCTGGCAGCGCCTGGCAACCGATCTGGATCGCTCGAAACTATCTGAAATCACTAAGGAAATTTCGCTCGATCAGGTTGCCGAATACGGGCCGAAAATCCTCGCGGGCGAGGTCCGCGGTCGGATCGTGGTAAAAATTCTCTAA
- the nadA gene encoding quinolinate synthase NadA yields the protein MPIAGLFGPEDFARQAPRRPAATIRPSHAGGDALPAPSLDWTPEVERATAPLYERVKHVIPPIEWPLMAPTIKAINELKVARNAVILAHNYQAPEIFHCVADIGGDSLQLAVEATKVKAGIIVQCGVHFMAETSKLLNPDKTVLIPDSRAGCSLAASITGADVRLLRERFPGVPVVAYVNTSADVKAEVDICCTSSNAVQVVESLRAPTVIFLPDQYLARYVASKTDVKIIAWKGACEVHERFTGDELRSFREADPSVQIIAHPECPPDVLAEADFTGSTAHMIKWVREKRPRRLVMITECSMADNVRAELPEVEMLRPCNLCPHMKRITLANILESLLTLREEVTIDPAIAENARRSVERMINLKN from the coding sequence ATGCCGATTGCTGGACTATTCGGACCCGAGGATTTCGCCCGCCAAGCGCCACGCCGGCCGGCTGCCACCATCCGTCCCTCGCACGCCGGCGGCGACGCACTGCCAGCGCCTTCGCTGGACTGGACGCCCGAGGTCGAGCGCGCCACCGCGCCGCTCTATGAGCGGGTGAAGCACGTGATCCCGCCGATCGAGTGGCCGCTGATGGCGCCGACAATCAAGGCGATCAACGAGCTGAAGGTGGCGCGCAATGCCGTGATCCTCGCGCACAACTACCAGGCGCCGGAGATCTTCCACTGCGTCGCCGACATCGGCGGCGACTCGCTCCAGCTCGCGGTCGAAGCGACCAAGGTGAAGGCCGGCATCATCGTCCAGTGCGGCGTGCACTTCATGGCGGAGACATCGAAGCTGCTCAATCCGGACAAGACGGTGCTGATCCCGGATTCGCGCGCCGGCTGCTCGCTCGCCGCCAGCATCACCGGCGCGGATGTGCGTCTCCTGCGCGAACGTTTTCCCGGCGTGCCGGTCGTCGCCTATGTCAACACCTCCGCGGACGTGAAGGCCGAGGTCGACATCTGCTGCACCTCGTCCAACGCGGTGCAGGTGGTCGAGAGCCTGCGCGCGCCGACCGTGATCTTTTTGCCGGACCAGTATCTCGCCAGATACGTCGCTTCGAAGACCGACGTCAAAATCATCGCGTGGAAGGGCGCCTGCGAGGTGCATGAGCGCTTCACCGGCGACGAGTTGCGCAGCTTTCGCGAGGCCGACCCGTCCGTGCAGATCATCGCGCATCCGGAGTGCCCGCCGGACGTGCTGGCGGAAGCCGACTTCACGGGATCGACCGCACACATGATCAAATGGGTGCGCGAGAAGCGGCCGCGGCGACTCGTGATGATCACGGAATGCTCGATGGCCGACAATGTCCGCGCCGAGCTGCCCGAGGTCGAGATGCTGCGGCCCTGCAATCTCTGCCCGCACATGAAGCGCATCACGCTGGCGAACATCCTCGAGAGCCTGCTGACGCTGCGCGAGGAAGTGACGATCGATCCCGCGATCGCGGAAAACGCACGGCGATCGGTCGAGCGGATGATCAATCTGAAGAATTAG
- a CDS encoding L-aspartate oxidase yields MTKVHDLTRTTDDVVIVGGGLAGLFCALKLAPRPVTVISAAPLGQGASTAWAQGGVAAAVAEGDSPEAHAADTVAVGAGLVDEAVALGLAREAGPRIHDLLAYGVPFDRDLEGRLAVGREAAHSARRIVHVRGDMAGAAIIAALSDAVRRTPSIRLIEGFVAEALLTEDGAVTGLQLRDANNAVARPVTIASRAVVLATGGIGHLYAITTNPNEASGAGLAIAARAGAVIADPEFVQFHPTAIMVGRDPAPLATEALRGEGATLINAGGERFMAACHPLAELAPRDIVARGVFAEIAAGRGAFLDARQALGARFAEKFPTVYASCKAAGLDPATQPIPIAPAAHYHMGGIAVDTRGRSSIDGLWAGGEVSSTGAHGANRLASNSLLEAVVYAARIADDIAGRAIPSPARLPEALVTPRNAALDLRAEQRLRAMMSAQVGVIRDGDGLTEAVQHFAALERNAGSIALRNMATSALLVAASAFTRRESRGGHFRSDYPTENAALAQRTLTTLAAARDVAEQFSERSPMRAAQAMIA; encoded by the coding sequence ATGACCAAGGTCCATGACCTCACTCGCACCACCGATGACGTCGTCATCGTCGGCGGTGGCCTTGCCGGATTGTTTTGCGCGCTGAAACTCGCACCGCGCCCGGTGACGGTGATCTCGGCAGCTCCGCTCGGCCAAGGCGCATCCACCGCTTGGGCGCAGGGCGGTGTTGCGGCGGCCGTCGCCGAGGGCGACAGCCCGGAGGCGCATGCGGCCGATACAGTTGCGGTCGGCGCCGGCCTCGTCGACGAAGCCGTCGCACTCGGCCTCGCGCGCGAGGCCGGGCCACGCATCCACGATCTCCTCGCCTACGGCGTGCCGTTCGACCGCGACCTCGAGGGCAGGCTCGCCGTGGGGCGCGAAGCCGCGCATTCGGCGCGGCGCATCGTGCATGTGCGCGGCGACATGGCGGGGGCTGCGATCATCGCGGCGCTGAGCGACGCTGTCCGCCGCACACCGTCGATCCGGCTGATCGAGGGCTTTGTCGCCGAAGCACTGCTGACCGAGGACGGCGCGGTCACCGGCTTGCAGTTGCGCGATGCGAACAACGCGGTCGCGCGTCCCGTCACCATCGCCTCACGCGCCGTCGTACTCGCGACCGGCGGCATCGGCCATCTCTATGCCATCACCACCAACCCGAACGAGGCGAGCGGCGCCGGGCTTGCGATTGCAGCCCGCGCGGGGGCTGTGATCGCCGACCCTGAATTCGTGCAGTTCCACCCGACCGCCATCATGGTCGGCCGCGATCCGGCGCCGCTTGCGACCGAAGCGCTGCGCGGCGAAGGCGCTACGCTGATCAACGCGGGCGGAGAGCGCTTCATGGCCGCGTGCCACCCGCTCGCCGAGCTCGCCCCGCGCGACATCGTGGCGCGCGGCGTGTTCGCGGAGATCGCAGCCGGACGCGGGGCGTTCCTCGACGCACGGCAGGCGCTCGGCGCCCGCTTTGCCGAAAAATTTCCAACAGTGTATGCGAGCTGCAAGGCCGCCGGCCTTGATCCGGCGACGCAGCCGATCCCGATCGCGCCGGCCGCGCACTATCACATGGGCGGCATCGCCGTGGATACGCGCGGCCGCTCCTCCATCGATGGCCTGTGGGCCGGCGGCGAGGTGTCCTCGACCGGTGCGCATGGCGCCAACCGGCTCGCCTCGAACTCGCTGCTGGAGGCCGTCGTCTATGCTGCGCGCATCGCGGACGACATCGCCGGCCGCGCCATCCCCTCGCCTGCCCGCCTGCCCGAGGCGCTGGTAACGCCGCGCAATGCGGCGCTGGACCTGCGCGCCGAGCAGCGCTTGCGGGCGATGATGAGCGCGCAAGTCGGCGTCATCAGGGACGGCGACGGGCTCACGGAAGCCGTGCAACATTTTGCGGCGCTCGAACGCAATGCCGGCAGTATCGCGCTGCGCAACATGGCGACCTCGGCCCTGCTGGTCGCGGCCAGCGCATTCACTCGCCGCGAGAGCCGCGGCGGACATTTCCGCTCCGACTACCCAACCGAGAACGCCGCGCTGGCACAGCGGACCTTGACGACACTCGCCGCCGCGCGTGACGTGGCGGAGCAGTTTTCCGAGCGGTCGCCGATGCGCGCCGCGCAAGCCATGATCGCCTGA
- a CDS encoding methyl-accepting chemotaxis protein codes for MLSLIQNLRIGTKLALASALGILLVAAMIASQLVGNDKVRHSNESAHEQQALARDAVEAKLALRGMQLGARDVRLANNPAELQKASDSLLERSRSLNGLVEEMLKLSHAPENRARLQKLKSLAPDYLRGVQQLASIRSEAIAATGPDAAARLATLAEEIARVTREVTLPMAAEMDTTANQVAEFATHRSEEEVAAAAREMTASEHLGIVVGSCAMLVLIGSWLMSFLTIARPISALTVAMNELAGGNFSVVLPGLGRKDEVGGVAGAVERFKIVSEQKARDEAEAKTRQDKIAAEQRKAEMRKLADSFESAVGEIVDTVSSASTELEASASTLTSTAERSQKLTTMVAAASEEASTNVQSVASATEELSSSITEISRQVQESARVASEAVGQARVTTERVSELSKAATRIGDVVELINTIAGQTNLLALNATIEAARAGEAGRGFAVVASEVKALAEQTAKATGEIGQQISGIQAATQESVGAIRDISDTIEKLSEISSTIAAAVEEQGAATQEISRNVQQAAQGTHQVSANITDVQRGAGETGSASSQVLSAAQSLAGDSNRLKLEVGRFLDTVRAA; via the coding sequence ATGTTGAGCCTTATTCAGAATTTGCGGATCGGTACCAAACTGGCGCTTGCATCGGCGCTCGGTATCCTCCTCGTCGCAGCCATGATCGCGAGCCAGCTCGTCGGCAACGACAAGGTGCGTCATTCCAACGAATCGGCGCACGAACAGCAGGCATTGGCGCGGGATGCAGTTGAAGCCAAGCTTGCGCTGCGCGGCATGCAGCTCGGCGCCCGCGACGTCCGCCTCGCCAACAATCCGGCCGAGCTACAAAAGGCGAGCGACAGCCTCCTCGAACGGTCCAGGTCCCTGAACGGTCTCGTCGAGGAGATGCTGAAGCTGTCGCACGCACCGGAGAACCGCGCGCGGTTGCAGAAGCTCAAGAGCCTCGCGCCGGACTACCTCAGGGGGGTCCAGCAGCTCGCATCCATCCGCAGCGAAGCCATCGCCGCGACCGGACCAGATGCGGCCGCGCGTCTCGCCACGCTCGCCGAAGAGATCGCGCGTGTGACCCGTGAGGTCACGCTGCCGATGGCAGCCGAGATGGACACGACGGCCAACCAGGTCGCCGAGTTTGCCACGCATAGAAGCGAGGAGGAGGTCGCCGCCGCGGCGCGGGAAATGACCGCGAGCGAGCATCTCGGCATCGTCGTCGGTTCGTGTGCCATGCTCGTGCTCATCGGCTCCTGGCTGATGTCCTTCCTGACCATCGCGCGTCCCATCAGCGCGCTGACCGTCGCGATGAATGAGCTCGCCGGCGGCAATTTTTCCGTCGTGCTGCCCGGGCTGGGCCGCAAGGACGAGGTCGGCGGCGTCGCCGGTGCGGTCGAAAGGTTCAAGATCGTGTCCGAGCAGAAGGCGCGCGACGAAGCCGAGGCCAAGACCAGGCAGGACAAGATCGCGGCCGAGCAGCGCAAAGCCGAGATGCGCAAGCTGGCCGACAGCTTCGAGTCTGCGGTCGGCGAGATCGTCGACACCGTCTCCTCGGCATCGACCGAGCTGGAAGCTTCCGCCTCGACGCTCACCTCGACCGCGGAGCGCTCCCAGAAGCTCACCACCATGGTGGCGGCGGCGTCCGAGGAAGCCTCGACCAACGTGCAGTCGGTGGCGTCGGCGACCGAGGAGCTATCCTCCTCGATCACCGAGATCAGCCGCCAGGTCCAGGAGTCGGCGCGCGTCGCGAGCGAGGCCGTCGGCCAGGCCCGCGTCACCACCGAGCGCGTCAGCGAGCTCTCCAAGGCGGCGACGCGGATCGGCGACGTGGTCGAACTCATCAACACCATCGCGGGCCAGACCAATTTGCTCGCGCTCAACGCCACGATCGAGGCCGCCCGCGCCGGCGAGGCCGGGCGCGGCTTCGCGGTCGTCGCCTCCGAGGTCAAGGCGCTGGCCGAGCAGACCGCGAAGGCGACCGGCGAGATCGGCCAGCAGATCTCCGGCATCCAGGCCGCGACGCAGGAATCGGTCGGGGCCATCAGGGACATCAGCGACACCATCGAAAAGCTGTCCGAGATCTCCTCGACGATCGCGGCGGCGGTGGAAGAGCAAGGCGCGGCCACACAGGAAATCTCCCGCAACGTGCAGCAGGCCGCGCAGGGCACCCATCAGGTATCGGCCAACATCACCGACGTGCAGCGTGGCGCGGGCGAAACCGGGTCGGCATCCTCGCAGGTGCTCTCGGCCGCGCAGTCGCTCGCAGGCGACAGCAACCGCCTCAAGCTCGAGGTCGGCAGATTTCTCGACACCGTGCGCGCGGCCTGA
- a CDS encoding cell wall hydrolase → MFVLRNHPKGARFASFGIGLCIFALMPRETGYQDIASLLARQPGVAERWQKQVFSAASSIQLATYSFSRPIGTSVPQSATYRLASLDNGDITGAITRNPVVQIPLRYQASDFPRVDRTLKGDRLATVTPSATPSETSAPSAPAAQDPATSNSSVFGAKTAEAPASFSSPESAALDPELQEALRAPPLPQYAPAKSEAALASQPRGDVKPADQVPQRDPFSIKTSNLFFGSSSLGGNIESIESWQPGAEPLIVMPDPDMKVMASLPPPSEDVAKATDGGESVAPKGEVNADDQRVRSPAERLALDDKSRAKSEKCLAEAVYFESRGEAVRGQIAVAQVVMNRVFSGKYPDTVCGVVYQNKYRHLACQFTFACDNNADVIREPDMWERAKKISKAMLDGQIWLPEVGKSTHYHAYWVRPSWVAEMKKMYKTGVHTFYRPRNWGDGSEAPAWGTAAQTAAISAELAQEAKSSAEMSATR, encoded by the coding sequence ATGTTTGTGTTGCGTAACCATCCGAAGGGCGCGCGGTTCGCGTCCTTCGGCATCGGTCTCTGCATCTTCGCATTGATGCCGAGAGAGACCGGCTATCAGGACATTGCTTCGCTGTTGGCGCGCCAACCCGGCGTCGCCGAGCGCTGGCAGAAGCAGGTATTTTCCGCGGCGTCCTCGATCCAGCTCGCCACCTACAGCTTCTCGCGTCCGATCGGCACGTCGGTGCCGCAGAGCGCGACGTACCGGCTTGCGAGCCTCGACAATGGCGACATCACCGGTGCGATCACGCGCAATCCCGTCGTGCAGATCCCGCTGCGCTACCAGGCTTCCGACTTTCCCAGGGTCGATCGCACGCTGAAGGGCGATCGTCTCGCGACCGTTACGCCGTCGGCCACTCCGTCGGAGACGTCGGCGCCATCAGCGCCCGCGGCGCAGGACCCCGCGACATCAAACAGCTCCGTATTCGGCGCCAAGACAGCCGAAGCCCCGGCCAGCTTCTCCTCGCCTGAGTCAGCAGCGCTCGACCCGGAATTGCAGGAGGCGCTGCGCGCGCCGCCGTTGCCGCAATATGCGCCGGCGAAATCCGAGGCGGCGCTCGCCTCGCAGCCGCGCGGCGACGTGAAGCCCGCGGACCAGGTTCCGCAGCGCGATCCCTTCAGTATCAAGACGTCAAATCTGTTCTTCGGCAGCTCCTCGCTCGGCGGCAATATCGAGAGCATCGAGAGCTGGCAGCCCGGCGCCGAGCCGCTGATCGTGATGCCCGACCCCGATATGAAGGTGATGGCCTCACTGCCGCCGCCTTCGGAGGATGTTGCGAAGGCGACCGACGGCGGCGAGAGCGTCGCGCCCAAGGGTGAGGTCAACGCGGACGATCAGCGCGTCAGATCGCCGGCGGAGCGTCTGGCGCTGGACGACAAGTCGCGCGCTAAATCGGAAAAATGCCTCGCGGAAGCCGTTTACTTCGAATCCCGCGGCGAAGCCGTGCGCGGGCAGATCGCGGTGGCGCAGGTGGTGATGAACCGGGTGTTCTCAGGCAAATATCCGGACACCGTGTGCGGTGTCGTCTACCAGAACAAGTATCGCCATCTCGCCTGCCAGTTCACCTTCGCGTGCGACAACAATGCCGACGTGATCCGCGAGCCCGACATGTGGGAGCGCGCCAAGAAGATCTCCAAGGCGATGCTCGACGGCCAGATCTGGTTGCCCGAGGTTGGCAAGTCCACGCACTACCATGCCTATTGGGTGCGGCCGTCCTGGGTCGCCGAGATGAAGAAGATGTACAAGACCGGTGTGCATACCTTCTACCGGCCACGGAACTGGGGCGACGGCAGCGAGGCGCCGGCCTGGGGCACGGCGGCGCAGACCGCGGCGATCTCCGCCGAGCTCGCGCAGGAAGCCAAGAGCTCGGCCGAGATGAGCGCGACTCGCTAA
- a CDS encoding DUF6894 family protein, whose translation MSLYFFRISTGRYSGASDQPYEFENRAAAWTEMTRVCASLIGSIARSLQPNAEWYMDLLDEDKKLIFRISLLSETGASGGCAG comes from the coding sequence ATGTCGCTCTATTTCTTTCGGATCAGCACCGGGCGTTACTCCGGCGCGTCCGACCAGCCCTACGAGTTCGAGAATCGCGCAGCGGCCTGGACCGAGATGACCCGGGTCTGCGCCAGCTTGATCGGCAGTATCGCGCGCAGCCTGCAACCGAATGCCGAGTGGTATATGGACCTGCTCGACGAGGACAAGAAGCTGATCTTCCGCATCAGCCTCCTCAGCGAAACTGGGGCAAGCGGCGGCTGCGCTGGCTAA
- a CDS encoding MFS transporter, with the protein MSTTQAGPVSQSSAWRTPAIIILCGCAIGMLGFGPRSTLGFFVQPMSHEFAWGRDVFGLAIAVQNLLWGLGQPFAGAVADRFGLFRVMCVGAVLYAGGLLLMRYSSTPLSLNIGAGVMIGFGLAGCSFNLVLSAFSKLLPPEKRGLALGAGTAAGSFGQFLFAPVGVALIDNFGWQQALTVFSGLMLLIIPLSFALSVPRAAASANATTKDDQSFTTALAEAFGHRSYVLLVLGFFTCGFQLAFITVHLPAFLVDRGISTQTGGWVIAAIGLFNIVGSLSVGYLQNYLPKRYILSTIYFTRALATLAFISFPITPFSAVAFGAISGLTWLSTVPPTSALVALMFGTRWLATLYGFAFVSHQVGGFLGVWLGGIVFERFGSYTPIWWLSILFGVLSALINLPIVEKPVARAVAQPA; encoded by the coding sequence ATGTCGACAACCCAAGCCGGTCCGGTCTCGCAGTCCTCAGCCTGGCGTACGCCTGCCATCATCATCCTCTGCGGCTGCGCCATCGGTATGCTCGGCTTTGGCCCGCGCTCGACGCTCGGCTTCTTCGTCCAGCCGATGAGCCATGAATTCGCCTGGGGCCGCGACGTGTTCGGTCTCGCGATCGCCGTGCAGAATCTGTTGTGGGGCCTGGGCCAGCCGTTCGCCGGCGCCGTTGCCGATCGTTTTGGCCTGTTCCGTGTGATGTGCGTCGGCGCCGTGCTCTATGCCGGCGGTCTCTTGCTGATGCGTTATTCGTCGACGCCGCTCTCGCTCAATATCGGCGCGGGCGTGATGATCGGCTTCGGTCTTGCCGGCTGCTCGTTCAATCTCGTGCTGTCGGCTTTCAGCAAGCTGCTGCCACCGGAGAAGCGCGGCCTCGCGCTCGGTGCGGGAACGGCCGCGGGCTCGTTCGGGCAGTTTCTGTTCGCGCCCGTCGGTGTCGCGCTGATCGACAACTTTGGCTGGCAACAGGCGCTGACCGTGTTCTCCGGCCTGATGCTCCTGATCATTCCGCTGTCGTTTGCGCTTTCCGTGCCGCGAGCCGCCGCGTCCGCCAACGCCACGACCAAGGACGACCAGTCGTTTACGACCGCGCTCGCGGAAGCGTTCGGTCACCGCTCCTACGTGCTGCTGGTGCTCGGCTTCTTCACCTGCGGCTTTCAGCTCGCCTTCATCACCGTGCATCTGCCTGCATTCCTGGTCGATCGCGGCATCTCCACGCAGACCGGCGGCTGGGTCATCGCGGCAATCGGGTTGTTCAACATCGTCGGTTCGTTGAGCGTCGGATATCTCCAGAACTATCTGCCCAAGCGCTACATCCTCTCGACGATCTATTTTACGCGTGCGCTCGCGACGCTCGCCTTCATCTCGTTCCCGATCACGCCGTTCTCGGCGGTCGCGTTCGGCGCGATCTCCGGCCTCACCTGGCTGTCGACGGTGCCGCCGACCTCGGCGCTGGTCGCGCTGATGTTCGGAACGCGCTGGCTCGCCACGCTCTACGGCTTTGCCTTCGTCAGCCATCAGGTCGGCGGCTTCCTCGGCGTCTGGCTTGGCGGCATCGTGTTCGAGCGTTTTGGTTCCTACACGCCGATCTGGTGGCTCTCGATCCTGTTCGGCGTCCTGTCGGCGCTGATCAACCTGCCGATCGTGGAGAAACCCGTGGCACGAGCGGTTGCGCAGCCTGCCTGA